In Procambarus clarkii isolate CNS0578487 chromosome 5, FALCON_Pclarkii_2.0, whole genome shotgun sequence, the following are encoded in one genomic region:
- the LOC138352359 gene encoding uncharacterized protein translates to MLHYLAYYKNKREILTEHTEELLCGIFPSYLSKDPNKYTIEEKHLSTKNKSGILALLKQGQKLCSDKLSDAKRLFGYQEEDVDVSEPYLELCDSEDDDDEDEELLLN, encoded by the exons atgctgcattatctcgcatattacaagaataagagagagattttaaccgaacatactgaagagttgttatgtggaatttttccttcatatctaagcaag gatcctaacaagtacactattgaagagaagcacctatcaaccaaaaataagagtggaatcttggctcttttgaagcaagggcaaaagttgtgttctgacaagctgagtgatgcaaagcgtttatttggataccaggaagaggatgttgatgtttccgagccctacctggagctttgtgacagtgaagatgatgatgatgaagatgaagaattactactaaactga
- the LOC138372273 gene encoding uncharacterized protein, protein MIHKDQDSSTETKDECVVAGMNSDKTAENSELLRKNNGGSVDTGKERKMDYTHSDCKKSGSGDATSLDRETHSSSDSSDNGTLNSKLVNKNKSINARDRKLVLHKHCSRTDSESTASRSDKKCLRTSDNNESILNSEHSNRPKSESGSDRKILKNRHQSSIDSQTDDSSTSYSKNQCTCAPEVFDTCELNNKYHKSNTNRKSVSKHRHDSDKKNKSNCQSISSDENDKSSSVSGKHQLTNSSKNYNRTLKTKHENSIGRKTDNGSDNAGIGQSFRRKRKHSKDKIESTKIHRCSSTSNEIGSRREKSESRENKKGTKRRHDADSSKLVSKDNPSGAPTDLY, encoded by the exons ATGATACATAAAGATCAAGATTCTTCTACAGAAACCAAAGACGAATGTGTTGTTGCAGGCATGAATTCAGACAAAACTGCAGAAAACAGTGAATTATTAAGGAAGAATAATGGTGGTTCTGTAGATACTGGAAAGGAAAGGAAAATGGATTATACACATTCAGACTGCAAAA AGAGTGGTAGCGGTGATGCCACATCACTAGACAGGGAAACTCACAGTTCCAGTGACAGCAGTGATAATGGAACATTAAATAGTAAACTTGTGAACAAAAACAAGAGCATAAATGCTAGAGATAGAAAGCTAGTGCTACATAAACATTGCAGCAGAACCGATAGTGAAAGTACTGCAAGCAGATCAGACAAAAAGTGTCTGCGTACGAGTGATAACAATGAGAGTATTTTAAACAGTGAACATAGCAACAGACCAAAAAGTGAGAGTGGAAGTGacagaaaaatattgaaaaatcgaCATCAAAGCAGCATTGACAGCCAAACCGATGATAGCAGCACATCATACAGCAAAAATCAATGTACATGTGCCCCTGAAGTTTTTGATACCTGTGAGTTAAATAATAAATATCACAAGAGCAATACAAATAGAAAATCAGTTAGTAAACACAGACATGACTCTGACAAGAAGAATAAGAGTAATTGCCAAAGTATAAGCAGTGATGAGAATGACAAAAGCAGTTCAGTAAGTGGCAAACATCAATTGACAAACAGCAGTAAGAATTATAACAGAACATTAAAGACAAAACATGAAAACAGTATCGGCAGGAAGACAGATAATGGCAGTGATAATGCTGGTATTGGCCAATCATTTAGAAGGAAGCGTAAACACAGCAAAGACAAGATAGAAAGCACTAAAATACACAGATGTTCATCAACATCAAACGAGATAGGTTCCAGGCGAGAGAAATCGGAATCAAGAGAAAATAAGAAAGGAACAAAGAGAAGACATGATGCAGATTCTTCCAAACTAGTATCCAAAGATAATCCCTCAGGGGCCCCAACAGACCTTTATTGA
- the LOC138352361 gene encoding uncharacterized protein, translating into MCVEAILFEEVISTGSSSSSYKTSPNMDLPSTSNGLQGKFLRRCTNCKQCVHVRSNVCKFCQCDFRNSRELMKKEEEARFLLKGKKALERNTASRVLRRIENQLTYLRGCGYESIVIYYKKGPARVTHGILPNNVIQEEDKKIFTTNFFLSRTRKLDADKLTLGSEGDSDNALEKNPDELQVQQVHKVQKVPQVQEIQQLQKVPQVEHLQKVPPVQQGLPLAILQKQQEVQVVKFEPQGTTPGKQCSNNGMGILKYLRKQVKKDKQ; encoded by the exons atgtgtgttgaagctattctctttgaagaagtcatctcgacaggatcttccagctccagctataaaacttcaccaaacatggatctacctagtacatcaaatg gtcttcagggaaaattcttgaggagatgcacaaactgcaaacaatgtgtgcatgtccgaagcaatgtttgcaagttctgccagtgtgacttccgaaacagtagagaattaatgaagaaagaagaggaagcccgttttctacttaaaggcaagaaggctttagaacgaaatacagcaagccgggttctacgaaggattgaaaatcag cTAACATATCTGCGTGGCTGTGGGTATGAATCAATCGTTATCTATTACAAGAAAGGACCAGCACGGGTGACACATGGTATTTTACCAAACAACGTAATAcaagaagaggacaagaagatcttcaccactaacttctttttgt cacgcacaaggaagcttgatgcagataaacttacattaggatcagaaggtgatagcgataatgccctggaaaaaaatcctgacgagctacaagtgcagcaggtgcataaagtccaaaaagtaccgcaggtgcaagaaattcaacaattacaaaaagttccgcaggtggaacatttacaaaaagttccgccggtgcaacaagggctaccattagcaatccttcagaaacagcaagaagtacaagtagtaaaatttgaaccacagggaactacaccaggaaaacagtgtagtaacaacggaatgggaattttaaaatacctgaggaaacaggtaaaaaaggacaaacaatag